The Papaver somniferum cultivar HN1 chromosome 6, ASM357369v1, whole genome shotgun sequence genome segment TCGCCTAGCAATCCTTTCATGAGTCTCTCTAGCGAAGCCAACCTTGAAGTTAAGGAGTCAAAAGGGCATGCGCCCTTTTTCTGTAAATGTCTAGTGTAACATTTTTCTGGTATCAATTCAATCATATCCTTGGACAAGCTTGCAGTTTCCACGTGAGCATCTGAGTTACGAGTCCTGTACGCAACTAGAATTGCAGATCCTGAAATTCGTATAGGAGGTAATGGCATACATAAAGAAGGCCTCAAAGGCCAAAATTGTCCTCTGCCTTCCTTCACTTCTGAACTTCTATTTACTGCTAAgccgaaatctgatgcatgaaaCAGGGAAATCTCTCGGGCCCCTTTTACTTTTACAGTGATGCCTTCACCGACAAGCACTCGATTTAAACCTGTGTGTGTGGTATTCAACTGCAAACCAGGGTTCACATATAGTTAACGCTAATCTAATACCCTGGAAAAGTAGGATTGTGCTTATCAACATCATACTTctaaaaaaatatacacaaaacaaGCAATCAAGATCCTCACTCGCGCAACCATTAGGGAGTAGTCCACTAGAAGAAAATATAAGATGAATTAACAGCCTTAACTACAGATCATGGGTTATAAGGCGAATGACATGAAGAAAGTTGTAATCCACATAAAGCACAGATTGGTTCATTAGAAGGAGAGATGGTTGCTAACTGTAACGTACCAAAGCCACATTAGAaggaaaatttgttttcaagagtAAAAACTGCATACAGGTCAGTTCATCATTTTGCTGACATACTTCTCAAAGTAACTACATCTCATATGTTGAGAACTACAAAATCCATAATGCATAATGTGAGCATCAACTCAAATGATCTACTTAGTACGGGCAATGAAATCTTAAACTAGCAATGTTACTATCATTGAAACCCAATGCTTGTTTCACTTGGGTTCTCGAATTCTTTGAGCAACTATTTGAGTAACTTAACAAATCAGAGTGTGAAGTGCAGTCTATTATCTCAACGGAGCAGAACAAATAAATAGCAAAACCAAAATAAGACAAAACCCCAATTGGTTTCCATTAACATACCGGTAACAGTAGCGACAGTTGGTCATCCCCATCCTCCACATGTAATTCAAATGGACCCTCTAATTCAAATGAATTCAACACAGTTTTTGAACTAGCCTGAAGAACCGAAGGATGAAATCCACCCTTTTTCCTCAGTTTTTTCCATGAATTCACTTCATCTGCAAATTTAAACTCCAAATCACTCTTTGCAAACTGTACTCTAAACTCATATCTCTGCAAACTCCCAACTTTCACATTTTTCATATCaacatcgaaaaccctaattttctcagATGTCCAATTCTGTCTTGCGGATATCACCTTCAAAACATCCTAataattcaaaataaaaaataaaaatgaattagtTTCAACTAATTAACATTTTCCCCTAATTTAATTAACATTCTAATTTAGGGGTTATTTATGAATATCAATCAACTAATGAATTAATCTGATTGAATGGTCTAAACATACCTTTAAgaaatgagaaggagaagattGAGAAGGAGGTGGAGGAGGAAGATCTTGATGCAAACGGCGGTTAAGAGGATGATTAAGTAAATTTGAAATATTAAATACTGCTGCTTCTGTTGTGACTgtatatgaaattagggtttgtaataaTGACGTGAGAAGAAAAATGGCGACGAATCGATTATGAACAGCGACCATTTCCTGATTTGTTAAAACATCAATTCAGCTTCTAGTTTTCGGTTTCTTTCCGGATTCATTGTTGTATCAAATCAAATCAGATAGAGAGGAATATAAAAAAGCGGAATCTAATAACTCATCATTTCACACCGACCAACGAGAAATTATTTACATAATTACCCCTATTTTGTTTTAAATTTAACAAAAACACCATCGTGGAGAAGTAGGAATGGGCATGTCTTGTCAGCCCATTTGCCCCTCCTTGGGAAAGAAAGACCAATAATTTGGTACCAAAAGCACAAGCTAAGGATTCTGTCATCAGTAGATGGCAGATGCCGTAAGAGGGGAGGAAATTAGAAGGAAAGGGCACTGCCATGTAAtgtagattatgattaatatgattgATTTTCTTTCCTATAAACAAAAGCATATATAGAGTTCAAGCGTGTGGGAAATATTTCACTTTCACAAGTTCTTTACATATTCACAAATGAGGTAGTAAAAGAAAAAGCGGCCTATATCGATAGTTCAAGTAGGAAACTATCATTTCCGGTCAACTGAGCATTCCTGGATGACCAGTCTGAAGCATCCTCTTGAACATGTCCATTCCAAATGAAGAATCCGATGAGCTGAAGGAGAGAAACATCAAGTGTCAGAGATGGtaacaaaaagataaataaattgacAAAGAAACACCTCTTTCAAAGAAAAGAATTATCCAATGTAAGCTGTTTCATATTAACATACAATTCCGTTTACAGGTAGAGGGTAAAATATGCACACAAGAAACATGAAACATGTATAATGGATATGGATTTTGTGTTTGTTAGCAAGGTTGATATCACGTTTAAATTCCATAGGCTCAACCCGTACAGGGTGTTGCTTGTGCATCTTATTCCACCTTGTGGAATAAGATGATAATACCTAAGGAACTAGAAAATTTATTATAGCATGAGCTTCAAGATGTTGAAAAGAGATTTAACCTTGGGAGAGTAATTTCATATGGAAATGTAACACCCTCGATGTTTGGTATTGGAGGAATGTGATCCTTCTTCTCATTGACAAACTTTATTATTTGGAACAGTACTTCACGCAGAGATGCTTCCAAAGCCGCACGGCGTACAGTTCTCTCCTCTAGTGCACTAACTGTTGAGCAAAACATCCATATGTTACACAATTACCCCGAAACAAGATGTATCAAAAGGACCATGAAAaaaagaagtcagaggaaatttCGGAAGAGAATGCACCTCCTGGATCTACTACCACTTTTGAATGATGAGACTTGATAGTAAGTGCTTTTGGGTGCTGTACATTCAGATTGATATGCCATTGTTCCCAATACACGCGTTCAGGTTTGTTACTGAACCATGTTGGCTGCTTACTTTTCACCTCATAGAAAGATAAACATATCTGCATTATTCGATTCATATGGTTAAATTCTCGAAACAATACAACCAAGAGATTCAAACGGATGGACTTTGAATGCGAGTAAATTAGAGTGGAAAACATTTTGGATGTCCATAATATCGAGTCAGATGATGAAATCATGCATAAGGTTCTGATCAAATTGATAGTACAAGAAAAAACAGTCTACAGAGATTCATGAAAAGGAGTTGGTGGTAAACTGGTAATATATCCCCCAGCTAAGTCGTGGGTGACTGGAGCAGGAGGACACTAGATAGCCACTAGAGCTACCCACCAGAACTCCAGCTAAAAAGAACCCTTGCAAAACTCTTGAGGATAGTAAATAGTGTAGCTCTCACCTGACTTTTCTTGTTGGGGTGTTTCTCTACCCATCCAATAAACTGATTAATCTTCTCCTCTACTTTCTTCTCGAGTTCAGCATCTCCACATTGCACCTAGATGAAACAAAAAAAGGCTAAGACCAGAAAACCTCCGGAGTATAAAACTCAACACCAATAGTCATTTAGTGGATCTTGAGAAAATGCATGCTACAACATAAGGGATAGCATGAAATCCACATGTTCACAGTAACAAGATGCGGAATATAATCAAATAAAATGCTATCTTGTATCAGATATGAGAGTGTAGTATGATGGCTATAAAATTGAGAACCACTTACATAAGTAATTTCAAATAGTTCTGAATCGATATCTTTGGGACGCACTAGACCCAAAGCCCTATGGAACACGATTGTATGTAGTATACCTGCATGCAGTTTCACAAACATTGGTCATCAGATCAATAACAAAAGGCATGATATGATAGTAGTGACCAGTAAAGGTATTACTCCAATAAGTATTAAACACCGAGTCACTGAGAATAAAAATCCCAGTCTCCAGGATCAGACAGTACGAAGAAAAATCTGTTAAGTCCTAAACACAAAGCAAACAAATATATTGGAACAAAATCTAATCATCTAATAACGAAGACATATAAACAATATCTCCGGATTTGAAAAAACACATAACATATATGCTCATTAAATTCAGATTCAAACAATGGGTTTCCATAAAGAGCTTATTGAGCACCATATAAGCTTGGATCCACAACCACAGGGGAATAGAAAACTGCTCAAGCAACAAACAGCATTTCTGGTCAAGTAATTGAATTGCAAAGTGGAATCCAATGTAATTCAAAGTACAGAATTCAATTACTCAGACGAAACATGCCATGAGAGTAAAGGTGTGCCATATTTGGTCAAGTTCTTAAATGTTCATTATTACAGTATAAAAGGCTAAATTTCAGTGGACTTACAGCGTAATACTTCCCGAATTTCAAAGTATTCAACCTCCTACATACCATCAAACACTAGAATAAATCAGTCAAAATCCTGTCACTGATGTTTTTGAAGTGATtatataaaatgaaaaaattatcCAAATCAGGGATTTAAGAAGTGAAACTTTAGCAGAAAAGAGATTGGAAACTTTACCAGTTCTTTAAGAGAGCAAACCTCGCAATTCATGATATCTTTAAGTTAACAAACCTAAATTTCAACAAAATAAGGGAAATTCTTATATACTGGGATCGAAATCAGAATCAGTTCTTTCCCTAATCTTTTGAGGAGTAAATGAAACCCTAATAACAATCGTTAAGatcggaagaagaagaaaactcactGATTTGGACTTCAGGAAGAAAGTAATTTTCAGATCGTTTCGTGGAGAGAAGTTGTTCGAGAGAACTTGGGGATACACACTGACTTTAATGCGTGCACTCTGCTTGTAATGCCAGGCGGATGTTTACACCCAATTCGGATATGACCACAGTTTGCGGGCGAATAGCTGCAACTGCTGGAGTGCCGGGCCTATGCTTTGACAGTACATTTACAAGTGACACAGAATCCAAGAATGGAAATCGGCCATGGGACTGATATGGGACGGGTATGCCAGTGACAGAACAACTTTTTTCATTAAACATGAAATGAAGTACAACTGGCAAGAGTATTTATACTTTTCTTGTAGACACTTACAATCACGAACATATAGACCATCACAATACAGATACAGACTGGTAATTCAGTTAGTAACAGAAGAGACTGATGTAAACAGTGATGTAAGCCTATTACCCCCCTTCAAACTGAACTTGTTTAAAAGCATAAAAACTGTAAACATTCAATTTGTCCTTGAGAAGCTGAAATCTTGGGCAATCCCTTAGTGAATATATCAGCAAGCTGTGAGATGGTAGAGATATAAGAGACTGATAATGTCTCAGCTTGAACaagttcacgaacaaaatgaaaGTTCAAAGCCATGTGCTTCATTTTACTGTGAAAAAACGGAGTTGAGGCAAGAAAAATATTGTTGGTGTTGTCACAACGCAGTGTAGGAGGTGCTGGAAGAAATATACACAAATCTTTGAGAAGTTGACATAACCAAACCACCTCTGTTGCAGTTTGAGCAAGAGCACGATATTCATCTTCAATGCTTGATCAAGCAACAATGGTTTGTTTCTTAACTGACCAAGAAATTGGATTATGACCAAAAAAGATGCAGAAACTACTGGTGGACCTTCAATCATTTGGAAAACTAGCCCAATCATCATTACCATAGCCTTGCAAAGTTGTGAGACCCTTTGAGAAAAACAAACCATGATCTAATGTGCCTTTTACATAtccgaaaagacgagggtacccaaatacaccacaatcttttatttatcgacctataagtcctttaccaagtgtgatcgtctatggatagagtcaagacaatgcaacaacttcggtacacatttcgtgtgatcgtctatggatacgagatcgagacaatacaacaacaagatcacttgcgtgattgactatggattcaaaatcgagacgatacgacaacgaagtgatcacttgataataggtacgatAATAAACGAAACTATACATGATTAATATCAAGTGTTATGGAATTAACGTACAAGTACAATTtactctaattataataaaacaattataatgcgaaataataaagtaaatgccacaacaagattttgttaacgaggaaaccgcagatgctgaaaaacctcgggacctagtccagttttgaatactcccagaattaagccgttatacaaaatataatccaacttcgtatagatgacaccaagtagactacccctagatacttagtttcctaagtatccatgcgccttcgacttctagagtcacgcacgtgaatcaccaatcctttagatcgtattccaaatagtaaaggataaatctgtttggtaactactctatTCAATCTTGATAATAAGATatttgagtcgttgacaaaggatcttatgtttagtctaataaactcctttgtctggttggATCAATCCAAACTTTGACTACAGAAATAATCAAactctagatttgcaatcaatcaatataaatctcaaagagaaaccATAAGATGATGTTGATCTCagacaactaatcaatcaagtctatcaaagataaacatgattctagttggatcccagtcgcaaggtttgtgaaaaagtgggggtctaacaacaccacccaatatttcgcttaacaatctatatggacaaactcgaatatacttttaagagaatcaacaagactcaatcaattaaaagtacatcaacgagtttagatctctctctcttgatttgatttcctcaaacagaaactgcgagtactaatcaaatacaaggaataacttggatggtaccaaagccaatatccaaggatcaatcaatgacaatcaacaaccaaaggttggattactctaattgatgatctaacacacaacctgtattatttcaattataaagataaaacaatataatgcggaaactgaaataacacagacaccagaaattttgttaacgaggaaaccgcaaatgcagaaaaaccccgggacctagtacatattgagcacacattatattaagccgctacagacactagcctactccaagttaacttcggactggactttagttgaaccccaatcagtctcccactgatccaaggtatagttatactccctacgcctatgatcccagcaggatactgcgcacttgattcccttagctgatctcactcacaactaagagttgctacgacccaaaatcacaggctttgacaataaacaaatatgtctcacacagacaagtctatcaaaggatcaatctgtctcccacagaaaaaccgtaAAAAAaattttccgtcttttgataataatcaaggtgaataggaaccaattgataatccgatcttatattcccgaagaacaacctagataaatcaatcacctcacaacaatcttaatcgtatggtagcgaaacaagatgttgtggaatcacaaacaatgagacgaagatgtttgtgactaatttttatatcttgcctatcggagatattaatctcaagccaatcaatctgattgtgctcgtacaatagaagatgcaagatcagatcacacaactacgataatagtagtatcggtctggcttcacaatcccaatgaagtctttaagtcgttaacctggttttagaagaagaaaaccaaaggttaaaggagaatcgactctagcacgcaaactagtatcacacgtgaagtgtggggattagtttgcacaatactagatgtctcctttatatagtctttcaaatcagtgtttcGCATTGGTTACAAAGTAaataatatccatcgttagatgaaaacctgatttagattcaagctaatatttctcaaccgttatattgaaaacttagctttttatacacaaatgaaatgcacgcttctaggtttgttaactgtacccaaacatgtacatttgttggttcaacaatagttaaccaaaaggttagccatatgagcatttcataccaaccatattcttcttcaccataactagttcaaatgacttcaaatgaaatagttagagagttgttcaattgtaaggaaatcttatgtactacacaagacacaattgaagcaaagatgatttgattcacttgaatcggttcatgaacttttatagccacggtttgcaaacttgcattccttagtctttataagtttaagttcagaaatcatcttcagatatataacgttcttaagttcgcatactaggttcgcggacttaagcaaccgggaagagtttacaaactccagcagaaaatctcggcaaagactttccgccggttcgcagactggtactcacgcaacaagtttgttaactccaacagaacttctcgggatgagaagttcgatagttcgcggacttggctacaagccattcttccggtttctcttgatcaacaaaattcgcaaactttggttcaagggataggacttatgcacatatgtgtttccacaacaatacttatgtccatcattgtttatgtaatctaaactctcattacaatcattgaaacattcttagaggacgttatatagttgttacaccatttctcgtcaaagcaattttcaaagtgattgaaacatatcatgactttcgtcactaggtaaagataaacatggtcgaagcgaaacgcttaccaacacatatttcgagatatagataggcgaggtatactcggctcgaaataccaaatgtgtataatgtaagtctatatataacatacgactttttgtctcaagaagtaggagatagaatagatatacttttgagtgacagataagttcaagtcttcacatacctttttgtcgagaagttccaccggttccttgagtagttcttcttcttgtatgatgaatcgccatgaagtccttgagctcaactacactttatatcctagtcagagacttagctatagtagactagaaatcaaaacttatagttttgatcactaacattgacaaacatgcttgagatagcaacacatgcgagttcgactgagagatgctctaacaatatccccctttgtcaattttagtgacaaaactatcaatacatatggaatacaaaaaagataaagaaactttagtagctcctattccacatgtctaatcttcaatattcctcgaaatctttgtcacttccaagtactccaatgatcccaaaggttgtaagtttagcatcaccgttgttgaagatccgtagctataacaatgagaaagcatcggtctcgatcattgttatacagtgtcatagtattattacacagtgtcaaagtccgattttatcacaacttcaacaataatactatgctgatatgtatcgctcccccttagtcaatactccatctcacatggaaaccactcccccttacacaatgatctgaaaaccatatgtatttatagtgtgaactacatattaattctccccctttttgtcaataaaattggcaaaggtacaagaacggggtcataatgaaatttacgtaagagacatttcatgactaaaagaaaatacataccatctgatttagatgcaatcatatagccgaagctcaTAGCATTCGtcaaggattttaaagatacaagataacccctttaaaattccacagccgcacacccctcaagatatgaccattaagcacaagttcaaaagaactctcccccattagatgtcattcccaagggaacaacaagagcgaccttaatttcaaaagaaaagaaggattttgattggacaccaaaaactatgagaatgattttctatatccaaaaactcaaacaaattaatcacaagtaaacccatgactaatttaatcggaatacgcaatcaaattaaacacaaaagtgatcaacttaattgattatgctcgacataagagaacttaaggagcatacgactaacataaccattagaaaatgaataggatagtcattcatatactcaacataagaggaatcttacggagtatgaaaatactcaactagattaattacaagagaacccataattaatctaattggaatacacaaccaaactaattaaaaaagtaatcaatttaattgtcatttgttttgctcgacataaaaagacttatggagcaataactaaataaccaaacaaggtgattaatttagttcaagaatgctcaacacaaagtaccttacggaacaaccaacaaagctaataaaaaattaatcaacttggttgtatcgtgctcaacataagacacattacggagcctcacagtattacataaaatatggatcattgaagatcaatattgtggaatacacaaggattcactatttgcataatgatatttaataaacataatccttgaacaaaaaagattttaacctatcttccatcaaagaattgacaatataggcttaacttttgtatgtgtcaaaagtctgttcatccttaaatcaatacatgaataccgatcttgaacgactttacttttgataaaatatgggacaacatagttcacggacgtaaacaccaatattccataaaaaattgcaatataacaaattatgaagattaaatattgcaaaccatcatcctccaaatatttttagaatttaaaccaataaacctaaaaaaaaaaacaagaagatgaaaaataatagctatgtgtagtcacaatcattgctattcaagcactagttattcttccaactaagccaaaaagaagacatattaagaaacaatatctttgagaaattccttatcattcccgaactccttgtcatcaacagccatcggaatataaggttcgtggaggaaggagtcaataccaacaaaccgtcttggctgatgatgtcgaaccagggccttctaaatttccaaagatcttaaaacgcatgcctttatttcactaatctcctttcttacttccttcaactcatcaataacatcggaaaacttctgagagttagaagg includes the following:
- the LOC113289367 gene encoding uncharacterized protein LOC113289367, which gives rise to MVAVHNRFVAIFLLTSLLQTLISYTVTTEAAVFNISNLLNHPLNRRLHQDLPPPPPSQSSPSHFLKDVLKVISARQNWTSEKIRVFDVDMKNVKVGSLQRYEFRVQFAKSDLEFKFADEVNSWKKLRKKGGFHPSVLQASSKTVLNSFELEGPFELHVEDGDDQLSLLLPLNTTHTGLNRVLVGEGITVKVKGAREISLFHASDFGLAVNRSSEVKEGRGQFWPLRPSLCMPLPPIRISGSAILVAYRTRNSDAHVETASLSKDMIELIPEKCYTRHLQKKGACPFDSLTSRLASLERLMKGLLGDRIKQKGLSSVLKAKISASTVIRFRLELEKDVKYSDTSRHTLAEWRTKPKVERLSFEVVARVDAEKLKPMVVKRLRPFIAAESAAWSILMSNISFTKFPSVLVPPEALTLDVKW
- the LOC113286204 gene encoding autophagy-related protein 101-like; amino-acid sequence: MNCEVCSLKELEVEYFEIREVLRCILHTIVFHRALGLVRPKDIDSELFEITYVQCGDAELEKKVEEKINQFIGWVEKHPNKKSQICLSFYEVKSKQPTWFSNKPERVYWEQWHINLNVQHPKALTIKSHHSKVVVDPGVSALEERTVRRAALEASLREVLFQIIKFVNEKKDHIPPIPNIEGVTFPYEITLPSSSDSSFGMDMFKRMLQTGHPGMLS